DNA from Salmo trutta chromosome 14, fSalTru1.1, whole genome shotgun sequence:
TTCTGAGATTACTGTGTTGTTCATTTCAAAGTAAACAACACCGTCACTCACGTTTGTGGACACGCCCCATCTACCTACCGGCGGTAGCTGTATTCATTATGAATGCCGGAATTTGTTGTTCACTATGAGCAGACGAAAACACAAGAAGTCAAAACTTCCCAATTCTAACAGTGAAATGAAAATGCGCAAATTCTAGCTTGTGGTTTGGATCATTTTGATGTTTAGGACAAAACGTAATGTTGTTAATATAGTAATGACTATATGCTGTGGCAGAGCCAGGGTGAAATTTCCCTTTAACCCCTAATCCCTaggccagctaacgttagccacctagccacctagctaacattggaATTTGTAACTTAATATCATTGGTATCGCAAATTGTTAACATTTTgaacaaattgtaattcgtaacatatcatacgaattgtaattcgtaacatatcatatgaaatggatgctggacatccacaaattaatacataccataccaaatgtaacatatcatactcatttgagtgtcacgaattttcatttaaaatgttacgtataccctgagtccaggttgcaggCAGCAGGTATAAGGTCCCTAGCATACACAGTAAGCTATAATCATGGCAACAACCATCCTGGACACTTCCTCCTGAGCCTTCTGTGTTGACTCAGTCTTTCTGCTGCATGGCAACCTACAGTATGGTCATTCGGAAGGAATTTTAAAGGGTTCGATTTTACCCTGTAATATGCCTTTTCAAAAGGTTAACTTGGCCATTACTGTAGTTTCTCGTCCTCTCCCACCTTTGGTTTTATTGCTGTTGTTGTAGGTGAAGGAAGATTATTTAATTGTCTCTTGGTTATGTTGCCTGGCTGCAAAAGCAGCACTTCTCCAATCCTCTGCAGAATATGCAAATCAAGATGACAACAAAattatttacatttcagtcattgaATTCTTCTAAAATATTTGCCTTGCCAGTTGTTTGTTACCACAGTTTTGTTTTTTGCCTTTACCTGTTGGTCGCTTTTTCTCTATCTTGCAGTTTGGCTTCTCTTGTCTTTTCTTGCTCTGTTAGCAACCAACAAGCAACCAACAAGATGGTGTACCCCAATCTGTGGGGTTTTATACCAGCCATGTTGTCATCAAGATGAATCTAAATCAGAAatggtcagacacacacacacacacacacacacacacacatacacacacacacacacacacacacacacacacacacacacacacacacacacaaacttaagTTATGCTGACCCGGAAGAACTGAATCCAATGTTTGAATTTAAGGTTAATCCTTCTTGGATAAGAAGTGCTTTTGGGGTCATGTTACTCAGCATTCAGGTGAAATTGCTTATCCTCTTCATGCTTAAAAAAGTAAATAGTTGATTTAAAAATGATTCTAATTACTTGTACATAAAGAAAACGCATTTTGACAATTACAATTATTTTACTATAAAAAAGTAAACAGGGAAGTATTCTTTGAGGGGGATAATCAGACATTGATTTAATTTACTTAATTCTATGTTCTAGCTTTTCCTCATGTAAATACAAAACAATCATGAGGAAAGTGGATCACTTCGGCCTTTAGCCTGATTGGGGAGATAATCTCTATCCTATCCGCTTTACCAGACAGTTTATATTGGGTGTGTCATGTGAGTTTGGTCTTTAAACAATCATTGATAACAGGGAGCAGTGAATAAAAATTGAATGAATAGTGTATAAACATAGAAAGTGAGACCAGAGGGTATTTTCATTTTGCTGCATGCATGAAATGTATTTTAAtcagaaaaaacattgttaaATACATTGTATACACAAGTATCTATTTACtagttttattatttttttgttttttttatttgcaaGAGGGATACAAAATGTTTACCTCATAAGTTACTTTAAAAGTAAGGGGTTTTCAAACCATACATTGTTCACATCATTTTGAGATGATTAGATTTCCATTGGCAGTTAATTTCAGTTTTCCTTAGCTGTGATGCTGTCTAGTTTAGCCACTGCAGAGTGAAGAGAATGCCTTACAAGAAGcaaactttttcttgccacttgGACAGAcattgatagtagtagtagtatatacaTATTCCCATAATGTACCACTCAAATagcaataatatgcatatcaatTACCACACAACTCTCTGCTTGTTTAATCAAAGACCGTGGATTAAAAAAGCTCCAAGGGGTGGTTCATAGCACTTTAGTTTTGTGGGTAATGTTTTTACACAAATTGCACCTGTATGAGGTAAAGCTTAATAATCTCCTGAAAAGTTGTGGGAGAATATTTGTTTAAGGAAAACAAGAGGATGTACTGTACATTTGAAAAGTCCCATTTGGAAAATCTCCTCAGAACGTTCACGATTTGTTTCCAAGAGGTACAACGTTGTCTTGGGCTTATGCAGGTGCCACAGAGGAAACCTCTGTTTTTGATGTAGACACTTCAGTGCCATCATCTTCTGCCTTTCCAAAGAGCTGCATGATGCAAGTACGGAACTGGAGAGAAAGGAATAATTAAACATAAGAAGACTTTCAAATTATATGTCTATCTCGAAATTGAGCGAACACATTGTCAGCTgatgttttttaaaataaaaaaaatgtacttcaCAAGAAAGGCAATTGTGAAACATTTAGAAATATTTGTATTGTTAGAGCTTTGGTACATAAAATCCGTAAGATAAAAAAACAGTGTCTGAGAATCCTGTTAAGACTTACCTGTCTGTTCATGAAGACATATATAACTGGATTGTAGATGGTGGCGCTCTTCGCAAAGTAGGCAGGAATTGCAGCAGCCAGAGGGTGGAAAGCATACCCAGGGTTAGCCGCAGCAAAGCAGGCAAAGCAGGTATAAGGTCCCCAGCATACACAGTAAGCTATAATCATGACAACAACCATCCTGGACACTTCCTTCTCGGCCTTCTGTGTTGACTCAGAGTCTTTCTGCTGCGCAGCAACCTGTGGTCATTCAGAAGGAATATGAAATGGTTAGATTTAACCTTTTAATATGCCTTTTCAAAAGGTACGCTTGACCATTACTGTATTTAACAACATAGTTGCTTGCTTATTTAAAATATCACTTACAGCACGAATGGCTAGCCACACGAAAATGTAGCAGAAGATGATCACGAACAGGGGGAAGAAGCAGCATGTAATCATGAGAGTAATCATGTAGGACTTGACTCCAGGATCCTCATTGCCTCCGAACACATCAGGTCCGCAGGAAGTCTTCAGGCCATGAGGCCAGTacctggtggagggagagagataaagaaatgttttaaataatttAATCTTTTGAACTTGAATCCTCAGTGAAATAAGAAGAGAAATTCACACCTGCTCCAGCCAAAGATGGGGGGGGCACACCAGAAAGCAGCCCAGACCCAGGAGAAGATAATGCCTCCCATGGCCCATTTGGCATCAAACTTGACACTTCCAAAAGGTTTGCACACCACCACCCATCTCTCCCAAGAGATGACAGCCAGGGACCACAGAGCAGCAATACCTgcataatatatacatatactgtaAATTAGACAAAAGAGAAATTCTGATTACTGTCACTATGCTACGGTGTTCTAGCATCTGACAATTACTCTTTCTCAGCACCGTGTAGCAATTTATAATTTTCTTGTTAAATATTAGATAATATTATAGTCCATGTAAAACTGCATCTtaccacacacagaaacagtgtATCCCTCAAAGACACACATTGGATGTCCCAGAATGAAGTAGCCAAAAAACTGGTTGCAAACGCTGATGGTGCTTGCCAAAAGTGTTTCTCCAATGTCAGCAATAGCAAGGTTGACCAAGATCCAGTTGAGAGGGTGTTGGAGCTTCTTGAATTTTGCAGTGGCCAccagtaccaggccattagtgaAGACTGAGAGGATGACCACTATGATCATCCAAAGTGTTGAGAGATTGTACACCCATCTTGGAGCAATGTGGTAGTTGGGGCCCTCAAAAGGATCTGAGATAAAACAGACAAAATTATTTTTCTAAGAAGGAGAAAATGACAGGTTCAAGTGCCTGGTTAAATGATCTACATGCTTTTTAGATTATCAATTAAAATGCAAAAATTATGCAAATTACATAAATTATATTAATTCATTCAAATTATACGTATAAAGTGCAATTTTACTTATACCGTCTATGTTGTATATAACTTCCAGAAAAATATTACTAAATACAGTTAACATAACCTCATGATTTAAAGAAAAGAAAATATATGAATTGGAAGTTTCAATCAAGGAAGATGTAGTTGCTCTCTCACCTTTGGTGTTATTGCTGTTGGTGAAGGTGAAGGAAGATTCTCTCGTTGTATCTTGGTTTTGTCGCCTGGCTGCATAAGCAGCACTTCCCCACCTTTCTGCCATTTCTGAGAAAGTATCTGAAGAATATACAAACAAAGAAGACAACATATCATTTCCATTTCAGTCATCGAATTGTTGTAAAATATTTGCCTTGCCAGTTGTTTGTTGCCATAGTTATGTTTTTTGCCTTTACCTGTTGGTCGCTTTTTCTCTGTCTTGTGGTTGGCTTCTGTTATCTTGTCTTGCTGATCACCTGTTGTGGTGTTAGCAACCCACAAGATGGTGTACCCCAATCTGTGGGGTTTTATACCAGCCATGTTGTCATCGAGATTaagaactaacacacacacacacaccaaaaagaaCTTCAGTTATGCCAGCAAGTCGAACTGAAGCCAAGGTTTGAATTTAAGGTTAATCCTTCTTGGATAAGAAGTGCTTTTGTTGTCACGTAATTCAGCATTCAGGTGAAATTCCTTATCCTCTTCATGTTTAAAAGAGAAAATAGTTGACTTCAATTGTTCTTATTACTTGTAAATAAAGAAAACGCATTTTGACAATATGAATGTTTTTACTATAACAAAGTAAACAGGGAAGTATTATTTGAGGGGATAATCAGACATTGATTTAATTCTATGTTCTAGCTTTTCCTCATGTAAATACAAAACAATCATGAGGAAAGTGGATCACTTCGGCCTTTAGCCAGATTGGGGAGATAATCTCTATCCTATCCGCTTTACCAGACAGTTTATATTGGGTGTGTCATGTGAGTTTGGTCTTTAAACAATCATTGATAACATGGAGCAGTGAATAAAAATTGAAAGTGAGTCCAGAGGGTATTTTCATTTTGCTGCATGCATGACATTTATTTCaatcagaaaaaaaacattgttaaaTACATTGTATACACAATTCTCTTAtactatatttttttaaaaaaaaaattttaattTGCAAGAAGATTAGAACATGTTTAGCTCATAAATTACTTTAAAAGTAAGGGGTTTTCAAACCATACATTGTTCACATCATTTTGAGTTATCAGATTTCCATTGGCAGTTCATTTCAGTTTTCCTTAGCTGTGATGCTGTCTAGTTTAGCAACTGCAGAGTGAAGGGAATGCCTTCCAATACGCCAACATATTATTGCCACTTGGACAGACATTGATAGTAGTAGTATATACACATATTCCCATAATGTACCAAATAACTATAGTATGCATATCAATTGCCACACAACTCTCAGCTTGTTTAATTGAAGACCATGGATTGGAAAAGCTCCAAGGGGTGGTTCATAGCAATTTAGTTTTTGTGGGTAATGATTTTACAAACATTGCACCTGTATGAGGTAAAGCTTAATAATCTCCTGAAAAGTTGTGGGAAATTATTTCTTTAAGAAACACAAGAGGATGTACTGTACATTTGAAAAGTCCCATTCTGAAAATCTCCATAGAACGATTTGTTTCCAAGAGGTACGCCATTGTCTGGGGTTAAGCAGGTGCCACAGAGGAAACCTCTGTTTTTGATGTAGACACTTCAGAGCCATCATCTTCCGCCTTGCCAAAGAGCTGCATGATGCAAGAACGGAACTGGGGAGAGAGAATAAGAATGGAACATGAGGAAAGAGCTTCAAAATATACAGTACGTCTACATTTAGGTAGACATACTGTAATTCCTTTGTTAACACTTTATTATTAATGGGTCAAAATATACTTAACCAAAATATAAAAGTAACATGTaaactgttggtcccatgtttcccaTGTTTCTGAaataaaaatcccagaaatgttgtcCATAtccacaaaagcttatttctgttacattttgtgcagaaatgtgtttacatctgttagtgagcatttcacccTTTGTTaagattatccatccacctgacaggtatggcatatctggaagctgattaaacagcattgtgattacacaggtgcaccttgtgctggggacaataaaaggccactaaaatgtgcagttttttcacacaacacaatgccacagatatctcaagttttgaaggagcatgcaattgtcattctgactgcaggaatgtccaccagagctgttgctagagaatgtaatgttcatttctctaccataagacacCTCCAACctccttttagagaatttggcagtatgtccaactggcctcacaaccacgaacctcatgtaaccacgccagcccaggacctccacatccagcttcttcacctgcaggatcatctgagaacAGCCAcctagacagctgatgaaactgtgggtttgcacaaccaaagaatttctgcacaaactgtcagaaacctcaAGGAAGTTTATCTGCATGCCTGTCGACATGtacaatatccagtaacttcacaaagccattgaagaggagtggtacaacattccacaatcaacaacccgatcaactctatgcgaagcaGATATGTTGCGCTGCATGACGCAAATGGtgaacaccagatactgactggttttctgatccacgctcctgcatttcttttaaggtatctgtgtccaacagggttagggttagtcgtGTGAAATCAAGATATTAGGgtccatttttgttcagtgttcatgtAGCTATCAGACTAACACACTTACCTGTCTGTTCATGAAGACATAGATAACTGGATTG
Protein-coding regions in this window:
- the LOC115207582 gene encoding red-sensitive opsin; translation: MAGIKPHRLGYTILWVANTTTGDQQDKITEANHKTEKKRPTDTFSEMAERWGSAAYAARRQNQDTTRESSFTFTNSNNTKDPFEGPNYHIAPRWVYNLSTLWMIIVVILSVFTNGLVLVATAKFKKLQHPLNWILVNLAIADIGETLLASTISVCNQFFGYFILGHPMCVFEGYTVSVCGIAALWSLAVISWERWVVVCKPFGSVKFDAKWAMGGIIFSWVWAAFWCAPPIFGWSRYWPHGLKTSCGPDVFGGNEDPGVKSYMITLMITCCFFPLFVIIFCYIFVWLAIRAVAAQQKDSESTQKAEKEVSRMVVVMIIAYCVCWGPYTCFACFAAANPGYAFHPLAAAIPAYFAKSATIYNPVIYVFMNRQFRTCIMQLFGKAEDDGTEVSTSKTEVSSVAPA